TAAATATGGGCCTCTGCTAGTCTGCTGTGACTGCCAAATgataaagaaaaggaagaaaaaaaaaaaaactcaaatctaCCTTTTTTAAGTCCGCTAGTATAAGAGGACTACCACTCCTGCATATAACACACGTCCCCATGAAGTCAAATTCTAGTTTGGCTATATCCATCTCCATTTCCTCCTTGTCTCTTTCAGCAAGCACAACAACTACACCGCCACCAACACTGTTGTTTGCTATTGCGAGCTGTTTTAATAGTGAACCCTGCAACCAAAACATCATTTGTTGAAACTCCCTACTTTTGCTCTAAAGTATATGATATTTGTCGTTCGAAAACTTTACAGAGTCAAATCCTTTCTACATGTAAATAAACAACGATCCatctcaatcaacaaaaaaaaataacgatGCATCTCATCCAACCCACGAAGTAATAGCAGGCATGATAACTAATAAGGTTCGGTTAAGGTTATTTGATATCCTCAAGGGAGTGAAGGGACAAAGTATGTACATGTATTCATAAGATTTTTCATTATATGTGGTCTACTGATTTATAAGGAAATGCACTCTAAGAATTTGAAAACCATAGAACTAACAAATCAATATATCTCATAATATACTAAGAATTCTACACCACTTGACATTGACACTACTATAAAATTTTGGTATGAAGCAGCAGATTCATAGGCACACGAGAAAATTACCAATTTGTCACTCCATCCAAGAATTAGTATATGATTCTTCTCAATCACTTCACTCTTGCCTTTTCGCAATGAATCTACCTTCTCTGAGATAGCATCTGAGACAAGCCCAAGCATCATAGCAAATATCAGCATGCCTCCTGAGCTTATAGAGACGGAAACAATCCTAGGACCTGTGCCAACCCTATCAGCATGATTTCCTGAGTCAGCTATGAAAGTCCATGAAAGCCAAAGAGCTTCAGCAAAGCTACCGTCACTGACCGCATATAATGCCAAGCCACCAAATCCTATGAGAAATATAGTTGCAAAGAGGAGGGCAAGTAGCTTTGCATAAGGATAAACCGAGAAACACACATCAACCATGTACGCAATTCTCTTCTTCAAGGAAACCTCCTCCTTATTATTCACTTTTCTCTTTAAGAGACTCTTTATTTGGGGAAGATAATCAAGATATTTGTACAGCACAAATGGCATAAGAAGTGTGATTACAACAGTATACAAAGCAACAACTCTACTTTGAGGATCATCAAAATCAGAAAGTGAACTACCCTCTTCGTGCCGCAAAACTCTAATGTTTTCATTACCTAGGACACCTTTACTGCTACACAGTCTACGAAGGTTAGTGTTCTCTCCCTGCAAGCacgaatataatatatttatcaatTTACAGACcaaacaaaattcttgaaaagGTGTTTAGTCAATGGaggaaagaaaacaaacattTCCATCCGCTGAAACTTCTAAATGAAATTAAAACCCAActcaaggaaatattttaaCAAACTTTTGTAAATTTCATGAGAGTAGAAAAACCAGAAATTGATCAGTTtcattttccttgttttcttaATTCAGCAACCAAAGGAAAGatttaataattcaaaaaagtttctctaaaagaaacaaaacaaagaatcaCTAACACTAACATCATAGTACCGAGTACTTTTGTTTGTACAAATAGCTTACCTCTAGTCTTGAGACTTCCTTCCACAGGTAAATTGCATAAGATACAGAAAACATACATGTGAAAATAAGCTGCAGCAAAGCCCCAAAAAAGCGTTACTAACACAATTAACTAATTAAGAGAAAGGATGACAATTAAGAGAAAGGacgcaaaataaaaaatgttgagAACTAAAGACAGACTTTCTGCCAGCTTTCCAAGAATATctgaaatattaaaattatatgaaaatttcaaaggtaaacaaaatatattttcaatttgattttgaacCAACTTCAATTTGAGTTTTTCATCACACATTTTCACAGGCCACGTTCTTCATTCTTTTTGCGAACAAATCACTGTGTTACAACTTTAAATTATCCCATCTGTAAGAATTCCCATCTTGGTAACTAACAAAATATgaatttcaatttgatttcGAACTAACTTCAATTTGATTTCTCAACTTTTTCATCACATATTTTCCCAAGAAAATTTACTAACAAATGACCAGAAAATGTTGCTCTCAGATGGTATACTCACTTGCATATAAAAGAGTAAGTATGGAAAGCAAACATAACAATTGATGTGACTTTCCTTTCTATAGTTGGTAAACAACATTATCGAAATACATAAAAGATCAGTCAATTAAAAACAGCTCACTATCTTCTTTCCTTTCCCAATACTCTCTTTCTCAGCAAACTACAGGAAAATAAGAAGGAAAAGTTGAACGACCTCTAGAAAAATTAAATGAACATACTGTATATACGACTAAAGAACGCTTCACTCCCCGAGTTCGCCCTGGACTAACTGAATGACTCCGAGTCACCAAATCTTGACTACTAACCACCTCCTTATCGTTCCTCTTTTTCCTCTCTACTACCGGAGGAAGATCCGCAATCGGTGGCTTTTCATCCACCACTGCTGCAACCTTCCGCTGCACACCACCAGCCGTTGCTTTACCAAGCTTTTGGGACTTGGAAGAAGATGGCGCCGGTTTGACCGTGATCCGATTCCTTACTGTGTGGGGTCCGAGAAAAGACGGGTACAACCAGTCCCTATCAGAGAAGCTCGAACTACTACTGCTACTGGTACTGCCACCACTACTGTTAATGATGCCTAGGGTCGGAGATGAATCGCTGCCAACGGAGACGCGGAGATCAGATGGGAGCTGGCGGGAAGGGGGATCTGTGGTGGTGCGACGGACGGTGGGGAAGAGTGGACCGGGGAATCGAGAATCGCCCGATATGTTGGTCTTTGATTTCTTGAGCAGTGGTCGCCTGTCTGCCATTTTAGGGCTCGGATCCGGCAGCGACTCTTCATTGCCCTTCATTGTTGTTGTTCATCAACCGAAACaacaatctcaaaaaaaaaaccgaaaCAGCAATCTCTCAACAGAAACATTGTAGAGAGAGATTTGATGGATGATTTATCAGTTTTTCGCTCCTCGAGTGCTCCCTCTTTGCCATCTTACAATCTACGGTAGAGAATATGCAGAGGCCGGTGGGTGATTTTGTGATGGATGATTGAGCGGATTAGCGGCGTTAAAGACTCAAAGTATTGGTGGGGCAGCGAAGTGATGTGGGACCGAAATGACGTGGATGGTCCAGATCAGGTTTTGTTTTTTAGGTTTAAGGATTTTGTTTGTACTGGATTATTTCCACTTTTCAGTTTGTTAGTTTATTCAGgtattatttgataattgttgGTTATGTTCTACTTTGGATAGGAGATCTCAAACTTTCGATGAGAGTTTTGTGAATAAGGATGTTGGATTTATAGGTGTGTCAAGATTTGCTGTC
This sequence is a window from Tripterygium wilfordii isolate XIE 37 chromosome 8, ASM1340144v1, whole genome shotgun sequence. Protein-coding genes within it:
- the LOC120003970 gene encoding ion channel DMI1-like isoform X1 codes for the protein MKGNEESLPDPSPKMADRRPLLKKSKTNISGDSRFPGPLFPTVRRTTTDPPSRQLPSDLRVSVGSDSSPTLGIINSSGGSTSSSSSSSFSDRDWLYPSFLGPHTVRNRITVKPAPSSSKSQKLGKATAGGVQRKVAAVVDEKPPIADLPPVVERKKRNDKEVVSSQDLVTRSHSVSPGRTRGVKRSLVVYTLIFTCMFSVSYAIYLWKEVSRLEGENTNLRRLCSSKGVLGNENIRVLRHEEGSSLSDFDDPQSRVVALYTVVITLLMPFVLYKYLDYLPQIKSLLKRKVNNKEEVSLKKRIAYMVDVCFSVYPYAKLLALLFATIFLIGFGGLALYAVSDGSFAEALWLSWTFIADSGNHADRVGTGPRIVSVSISSGGMLIFAMMLGLVSDAISEKVDSLRKGKSEVIEKNHILILGWSDKLGSLLKQLAIANNSVGGGVVVVLAERDKEEMEMDIAKLEFDFMGTCVICRSGSPLILADLKKVSVSKARAIIVLASDENADQSDARALRVVLSLTGVKDGLKGHVVVEMSDLDNEPLVKLVGGELIETVVAHDVIGRLMIQCALQPGLAQIWEDILGFENAEFYIKRWPQLDGMHFRDVLISFPDAIPCGVKVAADDGKIIMNPDDNYLLREGDEVLVIAEDDDTYAPGPLPEVHRVFFPKISDPPKFPEKILFCGWRRDLDDMITVLEAFLAPGSELWMFNEVEEKDREKKLTDGGLDISGLQNIKLVHRVGNAVIRRHLESLPLETFDSILILADESLEDSIVHSDSRCLATLLLIRDIQSKRLPDKDKKSTSLRLSGFSHSSWIREMQQASDKSIIISEILDSRTRYLVSVSRISDYVLSNELVSMALAMVAEDKQINRVLEELFAEEGNEMYIKPAEFYLFDQEEICFYDIMVRGRQRNEIVIGYRLASAEQAIINPSRKSEPRKWSLDDVFVVISFGE
- the LOC120003970 gene encoding ion channel DMI1-like isoform X2, translated to MKGNEESLPDPSPKMADRRPLLKKSKTNISGDSRFPGPLFPTVRRTTTDPPSRQLPSDLRVSVGSDSSPTLGIINSSGGSTSSSSSSSFSDRDWLYPSFLGPHTVRNRITVKPAPSSSKSQKLGKATAGGVQRKVAAVVDEKPPIADLPPVVERKKRNDKEVVSSQDLVTRSHSVSPGRTRGVKRSLVVYTLIFTCMFSVSYAIYLWKEVSRLEGENTNLRRLCSSKGVLGNENIRVLRHEEGSSLSDFDDPQSRVVALYTVVITLLMPFVLYKYLDYLPQIKSLLKRKVNNKEEVSLKKRIAYMVDVCFSVYPYAKLLALLFATIFLIGFGGLALYAVSDGSFAEALWLSWTFIADSGNHADRVGTGPRIVSVSISSGGMLIFAMMLGLVSDAISEKVDSLRKGKSEVIEKNHILILGWSDKLGSLLKQLAIANNSVGGGVVVVLAERDKEEMEMDIAKLEFDFMGTCVICRSGSPLILADLKKVSVSKARAIIVLASDENADQSDARALRVVLSLTGVKDGLKGHVVVEMSDLDNEPLVKLVGGELIETVVAHDVIGRLMIQCALQPGLAQIWEDILGFENAEFYIKRWPQLDGMHFRDVLISFPDAIPCGVKVAADDGKIIMNPDDNYLLREGDEVLVIAEDDDTYAPGPLPEVHRVFFPKISDPPKFPEKILFCGWRRDLDDMITVLEAFLAPGSELWMFNEVEEKDREKKLTDGGLDISGLQNIKLVHRVGNAVIRRHLESLPLETFDSMSLWRILLCILTLDVSLLCS